Genomic DNA from Lactuca sativa cultivar Salinas chromosome 8, Lsat_Salinas_v11, whole genome shotgun sequence:
aatgcttACTAGTAGTATGTAGATCAAGCATTTTCATGAGCATAAATGTAATATTTACACCAGCGGCTGCAAACGGATATTCCCATGCAACTCCCCTAGCGCCTTGTTTTCTCAACAGATGCTGAAAAGATATctgcattttttttttgttttttagaaTATAATTAATTGTCTCAACTAAAATAAAGcactaaaaaaataagttatagaATAATAGAGTTTGAATTAATGTAAAAAAATCTTACAGAGAATGTCTTTGCAAAAAAGAGCAAATTCTCCAAGGAGATGAATCCAGCTCCCCTGAAATCTGTTGATGGATCTTTTCCCTGCCATCCCATTTTTTTCCATTCATCTGATATCAGCCCATGTAATTCTTGTCCTGGGAATGCAGATGACCATAATGCCCTCAGAGCCTCCTGTTCTCTTATAAAAATAAATGttatcattttaatttttttaactctCTAATTAATTCTCCATCTCATATCAAAACTTTCTGTCATTTCATTCCTCCAACATACATATACGTGTGTGAGCGTGTTGTTTCTTTTCCACTTACACTAagggttaaaatggtcatttactcttATTCAAACTTCATTAATAATTAAAAGGTAAATCTACTGAAAGATTCattcttgtaattaaaattaaactaCCTGATGTTCTTGCCTCGTAGCATCGTAATAAACCTTTGCTCTGTTTTTTAGCCTTTTTAGTCTCTCTTCCTGCAAGATCGATCAAATAGGGTTTAAACAAGAACatattattattgttatcatTGAATAAAATATCGATACTTTTACAGTTTTACTCACttcactttattatttaatcatattAACTGAAAACTTGCCTGAAGAGGAGTCACGTTCATGAAGATTCTTGCATAACTTGCTTTTTTATTAAAACACACACAAGGAAGGCCCTTCCTTATCCACGTAGAAGCTCCGCAAATTGCAGGATCTATAACAACATATACAGTGAACATTTAGTTAATGAAATTGAACACTCAAAACaattgattgtttgattattACAACTTCAAACAGCATAAACACATCCAAACACTATGCTTAAGGGTTTCACCAATTGA
This window encodes:
- the LOC111915331 gene encoding uncharacterized protein LOC111915331, giving the protein MLVTLSLLNLSNWEQKEMNRRFGGGSCIAIRTGHSISSRFHHASAASFSDPAICGASTWIRKGLPCVCFNKKASYARIFMNVTPLQEERLKRLKNRAKVYYDATRQEHQEALRALWSSAFPGQELHGLISDEWKKMGWQGKDPSTDFRGAGFISLENLLFFAKTFSISFQHLLRKQGARGVAWEYPFAAAGVNITFMLMKMLDLHTTTKPRTHVSAVFVHILSENEWAFDLLYCIAFVVMDKKWMEKNATYMEFNEVLKSTRAQLEKELLLDDVLRIEDMPSFRLLH